One window from the genome of Natrialba magadii ATCC 43099 encodes:
- a CDS encoding succinylglutamate desuccinylase/aspartoacylase family protein: MRRRSALAAMATLAGTAIAGVASRPDGNDQLLTVARAGTDAVTRETVQLLPETVHETTLYEISAPDSGPTVMVFGGVHGDEYSGIEAARDATEWAPDAGRLVVVPETDRVAVENDERGGIDGDLNRHFPANQEPTSELARGIWDAVERYEPAVVLDLHRSLGIYGFHREYVGQALFHSMDSHGPAIADALTADTVPWYLPFHRFTPQESTAGGPLLFQKAAAELDATAYLFETTEFLLDHATMTAQSRLVIAHVLAAHGVLEYDTGIGVAGAGAVGRETEAEIETETETETESRGDKSE; the protein is encoded by the coding sequence ATGAGGCGTCGGAGTGCGCTCGCCGCGATGGCAACACTCGCAGGGACAGCTATCGCAGGCGTCGCGAGTCGACCGGACGGAAACGACCAACTGCTCACGGTAGCGCGAGCGGGTACCGACGCGGTCACCCGCGAGACAGTACAACTGCTCCCCGAGACAGTCCACGAAACGACGCTGTACGAGATTTCGGCTCCCGACTCGGGCCCGACGGTGATGGTCTTCGGCGGCGTCCACGGCGACGAATACAGCGGTATCGAAGCCGCCCGCGACGCCACCGAGTGGGCACCCGATGCTGGCCGACTTGTCGTCGTCCCAGAGACCGACCGCGTCGCCGTGGAGAACGACGAACGCGGTGGGATCGACGGCGACCTGAACCGCCACTTCCCGGCCAACCAGGAGCCAACCAGCGAACTCGCACGCGGCATCTGGGATGCCGTCGAACGGTACGAGCCGGCTGTCGTTCTCGACCTCCATCGCTCGCTTGGGATCTACGGCTTCCACCGGGAGTACGTCGGACAGGCTCTCTTTCACTCCATGGACTCCCATGGCCCTGCAATCGCCGACGCGCTCACCGCGGACACCGTTCCCTGGTACCTGCCGTTCCACCGGTTCACACCCCAGGAGAGCACCGCTGGCGGCCCGTTGCTCTTCCAGAAGGCCGCCGCCGAACTCGACGCGACCGCCTACCTCTTCGAGACCACCGAGTTCCTCCTGGACCACGCGACCATGACTGCACAGTCTCGGCTCGTGATCGCACACGTCCTCGCGGCTCATGGGGTACTCGAGTACGACACGGGCATTGGTGTGGCAGGTGCGGGAGCGGTGGGGCGGGAGACTGAAGCGGAGATTGAGACCGAAACCGAGACAGAGACCGAATCAAGAGGTGACAAGAGCGAATGA
- a CDS encoding PAS domain-containing protein has protein sequence MSRSNEIIYKVVAALAAADGTDPGSLEYTLADYVDPTMIERLVMSETTSELSFEVPGHNVTVTADSNVFVDGVKYRAGTQSRGASGEQTIASPPAPENPLQLQRFFANLPCTVYQSRNEEGWPIEFISGNCRDLTGYEPNAFVIGGVNFGFDLIHPDDCDRVGEAVDEAIETESPFSVMYRLQRADSTERWVLEIGMPLFDGTEPLSIVGAIVDLSEVNRKQGQSISSPEQANPSG, from the coding sequence ATGAGTCGGAGTAACGAAATCATATACAAGGTGGTCGCAGCGCTCGCCGCTGCGGATGGGACTGATCCAGGCTCGTTAGAATATACGCTGGCAGATTACGTCGATCCAACGATGATCGAACGTCTCGTCATGAGTGAGACGACCTCAGAGCTCTCATTTGAAGTTCCCGGTCACAACGTAACGGTGACCGCTGACAGCAACGTCTTCGTCGACGGCGTCAAGTACCGGGCCGGCACCCAGTCACGGGGTGCGTCTGGCGAACAAACGATCGCATCGCCACCAGCACCGGAAAACCCGCTACAACTCCAGCGGTTTTTCGCCAACCTTCCCTGTACGGTCTACCAGTCGCGTAACGAGGAAGGGTGGCCGATCGAGTTTATCAGCGGCAACTGCCGTGATCTGACTGGCTACGAACCGAACGCGTTCGTCATCGGCGGCGTCAACTTTGGCTTCGATCTGATCCATCCGGACGACTGTGACCGTGTGGGTGAGGCGGTTGATGAAGCCATCGAGACCGAATCTCCGTTTTCGGTCATGTACCGGCTACAGCGAGCAGACAGTACGGAACGATGGGTTCTCGAGATCGGGATGCCGCTCTTTGATGGCACTGAACCGCTCTCGATCGTCGGTGCAATCGTTGATTTATCCGAGGTAAATCGGAAGCAGGGGCAGTCGATTTCGTCCCCTGAACAGGCCAATCCGAGCGGGTAA
- a CDS encoding ABC transporter substrate-binding protein, translating into MSKSTKSRSSSLDRRRLLQGIAATGAIGIAGCMGNGDDEEDEVLDVSDALERNEVDLDEIQEGGRLEFAIPRNSISDYDQAQSTAAEDSVVFDAVYDGLTTVDSSGEYLPWMAAEHEAEEANDVDVTDYEDYMVEMEADDADDGFPFFDLEDDNNLVLMHHPDDLPAEEGDTVRVLTREEAGDAVDDGVYGTRVEGRLHEGIEFHNGDELTAEDLVRSYDRYVGSDNEGQMFDTFLYAEALDGDDGYTYALYSQEPDAAAFVEMNPYVYPAEHADVPAGELDPRDDEDMVPIGTGPYQVEEFEEGSQLLLSRNENYWVEEVGLDNIPWWDGPDEFPEGPVIDEINIRFVDESVQRSSALEDGDVDIAYELPSDARNSFYESDNFVVSATEAFGFKFMQFPVEETDTGGAFSEPEIRRAVSALIPRQQIVDLIEQGWGDPARVPFPEPAADLATTADDYEDLFEEDWSYPAEPDEELAEQLIEESSQEAPVEIIIRTNSDDDERIDKMQLTVDQLNQSGLFEAELETPAALGDWTPDLYSDGAREEFAEDNAAAVIGLAGTPEPHGFPETIHDPDNWNGCCNFFFPEGALPDDFVDLLRSCRFATDVAEDEDTRRERYDELWPELTELSANTIVDYSLNTGTTNDDVVGFNVHPQTQAILSYAVYAPADEQIIYLDRD; encoded by the coding sequence ATGTCGAAATCAACGAAATCACGAAGTTCGAGTCTTGATCGCCGTCGACTGCTGCAGGGTATCGCAGCTACCGGTGCAATCGGTATCGCCGGTTGCATGGGCAATGGTGACGATGAGGAAGATGAAGTTCTCGACGTTAGCGACGCGTTAGAGCGAAACGAAGTCGACCTCGATGAGATTCAGGAGGGCGGCAGACTCGAGTTCGCAATCCCACGTAACAGCATCTCCGACTACGACCAGGCACAGAGTACCGCTGCAGAGGACTCGGTGGTGTTCGACGCGGTCTACGACGGTCTGACTACGGTCGACAGCAGCGGAGAATATCTGCCGTGGATGGCCGCAGAACACGAGGCCGAGGAAGCAAACGATGTTGACGTCACGGACTACGAGGACTACATGGTCGAGATGGAAGCCGACGACGCGGACGACGGCTTCCCGTTCTTTGATCTGGAAGACGACAACAACCTCGTCCTGATGCATCACCCTGACGACCTGCCGGCTGAAGAGGGCGACACGGTCCGAGTGTTGACCCGAGAAGAAGCCGGCGACGCCGTCGATGACGGCGTCTACGGAACCAGAGTCGAAGGGCGTCTGCACGAAGGTATCGAGTTCCACAACGGCGATGAACTGACGGCCGAAGACCTCGTCCGGTCCTACGACAGATACGTCGGCTCTGACAACGAGGGTCAGATGTTCGACACGTTCCTGTACGCTGAGGCCCTCGACGGCGACGACGGCTACACGTACGCGCTGTACTCGCAGGAACCTGACGCCGCAGCGTTCGTAGAGATGAACCCGTATGTCTACCCGGCCGAGCACGCCGACGTTCCGGCGGGAGAGCTCGATCCACGGGACGACGAAGACATGGTCCCGATCGGTACGGGCCCATACCAGGTCGAAGAGTTCGAGGAAGGCTCGCAGTTGCTTCTCTCCCGAAACGAAAACTACTGGGTCGAGGAAGTCGGTCTCGACAACATTCCGTGGTGGGATGGTCCCGACGAGTTCCCCGAGGGTCCGGTTATCGACGAAATCAACATCCGATTCGTCGACGAGTCCGTCCAGCGGAGTTCTGCACTCGAGGACGGCGACGTCGACATCGCGTACGAACTGCCGTCTGACGCACGGAACAGTTTCTACGAGTCGGACAACTTCGTCGTCTCCGCGACGGAGGCGTTCGGCTTCAAGTTTATGCAGTTCCCTGTCGAGGAGACCGACACTGGCGGTGCCTTCTCCGAACCAGAGATCCGCCGGGCAGTCAGCGCGCTGATCCCGCGCCAGCAGATCGTCGACCTCATCGAACAGGGCTGGGGTGACCCGGCACGAGTTCCGTTCCCGGAACCAGCCGCCGACCTGGCAACGACCGCCGACGACTACGAAGATCTGTTCGAAGAGGATTGGTCCTACCCGGCCGAGCCCGATGAGGAACTGGCCGAACAGCTTATCGAGGAGTCAAGCCAGGAGGCACCGGTCGAGATTATTATCCGGACGAACTCCGACGACGACGAGCGTATCGACAAGATGCAGCTCACTGTCGACCAGTTGAACCAGAGCGGTCTCTTCGAGGCTGAACTCGAGACGCCGGCCGCACTCGGTGACTGGACGCCTGATCTCTACTCCGACGGTGCCCGTGAGGAATTTGCAGAAGACAACGCTGCGGCTGTCATCGGTCTCGCCGGCACGCCGGAACCACACGGCTTCCCGGAGACGATTCACGATCCGGACAACTGGAACGGCTGCTGTAACTTCTTCTTCCCGGAAGGAGCACTGCCGGATGACTTCGTCGACCTGCTCCGGAGCTGTCGCTTCGCGACGGACGTCGCTGAGGACGAAGACACTCGCAGAGAGCGCTACGATGAGCTGTGGCCCGAACTGACCGAACTGTCGGCAAACACCATCGTCGACTACTCGCTGAACACCGGGACGACCAACGACGACGTGGTCGGTTTCAACGTCCACCCACAGACGCAGGCGATCCTGAGCTATGCAGTGTACGCACCTGCTGACGAGCAGATCATCTATCTGGATCGCGACTAA
- a CDS encoding thiolase domain-containing protein yields MRDAYLVGAGQSAYGAFPSESYRSLFRTAFEDAVASVPNGVETDDVDEAFIGTLGVGGRQLGLSGPAVTEHVGLDGVPCTRVENACAASGFATRQAVQAVKSGMADVVLAGGFEIMTDMSSDATKYWLGVSGETEWERLSGTTFSGVYAQMASAHMEEYGTTREQLSRVAVKNHANGAKNPHAQLGFECSLEDAQSAPVVADPLNLYHCCPTSDGAACALIVSEDVVDDYTDDPIRVAGVGAGSDSVGLFQRDSYTGVPASQRAAETAYEMADIGPEELDFAEVHDCFAIAELLAYEDLGFCEKGEAGEFIESGATELGGDLPVNTSGGLKSKGHPIGATGSGQVVEAFKQLSGKAGDRQVENPTRGLTHNVGGSGGASVIHIFEKETEVSA; encoded by the coding sequence ATGCGAGATGCCTACCTCGTCGGTGCGGGGCAGTCGGCCTACGGGGCTTTTCCATCCGAGAGCTACCGCTCATTGTTCCGAACGGCGTTCGAAGACGCAGTAGCGAGCGTTCCGAACGGAGTCGAGACGGACGACGTCGACGAAGCCTTCATCGGCACGCTCGGCGTCGGTGGCCGCCAGCTCGGACTCTCGGGGCCGGCAGTAACCGAACACGTCGGTCTCGATGGCGTTCCGTGCACGCGCGTCGAAAACGCCTGCGCAGCGAGTGGCTTTGCGACTCGCCAGGCCGTCCAGGCAGTCAAGTCCGGCATGGCGGACGTCGTCCTCGCGGGCGGCTTCGAGATCATGACTGACATGAGTTCGGACGCGACGAAATACTGGCTCGGCGTCTCCGGTGAAACCGAGTGGGAGCGCCTCTCTGGCACCACCTTTTCCGGGGTGTACGCCCAGATGGCAAGCGCCCACATGGAGGAGTACGGCACCACGCGCGAACAGCTCTCGCGCGTCGCCGTCAAGAACCACGCCAACGGCGCGAAGAACCCGCACGCGCAACTGGGATTCGAGTGTTCACTCGAGGACGCCCAGTCGGCACCGGTCGTCGCGGATCCGCTCAATCTCTATCACTGCTGTCCGACCTCCGACGGCGCGGCCTGTGCACTGATCGTCAGCGAGGATGTCGTCGACGACTATACGGACGATCCGATCCGCGTCGCCGGCGTCGGTGCTGGCAGCGACAGTGTTGGCCTCTTCCAGCGCGATTCCTACACGGGCGTCCCGGCGAGCCAGCGTGCCGCCGAGACGGCCTACGAGATGGCCGACATCGGCCCCGAGGAACTCGATTTCGCGGAGGTCCACGACTGCTTTGCAATCGCCGAACTGCTGGCCTACGAGGATCTCGGCTTCTGTGAGAAGGGCGAGGCTGGCGAGTTCATTGAATCCGGCGCGACCGAACTCGGCGGTGATCTCCCCGTCAATACATCGGGCGGGCTCAAGTCGAAGGGCCACCCGATCGGCGCAACCGGTTCCGGTCAGGTCGTCGAGGCGTTCAAACAGCTCTCGGGCAAGGCCGGCGATCGACAGGTCGAGAACCCCACCCGTGGGCTCACCCACAACGTTGGGGGCAGCGGCGGTGCATCTGTCATTCATATTTTCGAGAAGGAAACGGAGGTGAGCGCCTGA
- a CDS encoding zinc ribbon domain-containing protein: MVAITAVGAYAPRFRIMAEEFADAWGHFQASGISEKAVPAADEDALTMGYEAATRALESADLTGEAIDWLGFASSRPPLAEEDLTARLGAMLAVSEAATRHVFTGSTRAGTRALWAGIDAVAADETTTGLVVAADAPVGEPDSELDHAAGAGSAAFVLESSGPANIVDRAEYSRPYPGTRFRNTGEEETQGLGVTQYDRQAFTETIAGAVAALESNSNDDLEPAAAAIQAPNGKLPYRAAGAAGVGTDEIQAAATVHDLGDLGAASVPVSLASALAEGHESILGVSFGSGAGADALVLECSGSVPAQVDLDGDSEDDEQTLSYAEYLRQRSVVTAGPPSGGGAYVSVPSWRRSIPQRYRLEAGRCPECGALAFPPEGACDECGSLAEYEAVELADTGRIEAVTTISQGGAPPEFAPQQSQAGDYAAAIVELPVAESSRTETGEGTVSLPAMGTDAAPDAFAVDDEIETTIRRIYTQEGVTRYGFKVRPAT, translated from the coding sequence ATGGTCGCTATTACTGCTGTCGGCGCGTACGCACCGCGATTCCGTATTATGGCCGAAGAATTCGCAGACGCCTGGGGTCACTTCCAGGCCTCCGGTATCTCCGAGAAGGCCGTTCCCGCAGCCGACGAGGATGCTCTGACGATGGGCTACGAGGCCGCGACGCGTGCACTCGAGTCAGCCGACCTTACTGGCGAGGCTATCGACTGGCTCGGCTTCGCATCCTCTCGCCCACCGCTCGCAGAGGAGGACTTGACGGCCCGTCTGGGCGCGATGCTCGCCGTCAGCGAGGCGGCTACCCGTCACGTCTTCACCGGCAGCACGCGAGCCGGCACCCGCGCGCTCTGGGCCGGCATAGACGCCGTCGCTGCTGACGAGACCACGACGGGGCTCGTCGTCGCCGCCGACGCACCGGTCGGTGAACCCGACAGCGAACTCGACCACGCCGCCGGCGCAGGCAGCGCTGCGTTCGTCCTCGAATCGAGCGGTCCCGCCAACATCGTCGACCGCGCCGAGTACTCCCGCCCCTACCCCGGCACCCGCTTCCGGAACACCGGCGAGGAGGAGACTCAGGGCCTCGGCGTCACCCAGTACGACCGCCAGGCGTTCACCGAAACCATCGCTGGCGCTGTGGCTGCACTCGAGTCCAATTCCAACGACGACCTCGAGCCAGCGGCCGCTGCTATCCAGGCACCGAACGGGAAACTCCCCTACCGCGCCGCCGGCGCGGCCGGCGTGGGCACCGACGAGATCCAGGCCGCTGCAACGGTTCACGACCTTGGCGACCTCGGTGCCGCGAGCGTCCCCGTCTCGCTCGCCAGCGCGCTCGCAGAGGGTCACGAGTCGATTCTGGGCGTCTCATTCGGTAGTGGAGCCGGTGCTGACGCGCTGGTACTCGAGTGCAGTGGGAGCGTTCCGGCACAGGTTGACTTGGATGGAGATAGCGAAGACGACGAGCAGACACTCTCGTACGCCGAGTACCTCCGCCAGCGCAGCGTCGTCACGGCAGGACCACCGTCGGGCGGCGGTGCGTACGTCAGCGTTCCGTCGTGGCGGCGGTCGATCCCACAGCGGTACCGACTCGAGGCGGGCCGCTGTCCGGAGTGTGGCGCGCTCGCGTTCCCGCCGGAGGGTGCCTGTGATGAGTGTGGGTCGCTTGCCGAGTACGAGGCAGTCGAACTCGCAGATACGGGTCGAATTGAGGCTGTGACGACGATTTCACAGGGTGGTGCGCCGCCGGAGTTCGCGCCACAGCAGTCGCAAGCGGGAGATTACGCGGCGGCGATCGTCGAACTTCCGGTTGCAGAGAGTTCGAGAACGGAGACAGGTGAGGGGACCGTGAGCCTCCCTGCGATGGGGACCGACGCTGCACCTGACGCCTTTGCAGTCGACGATGAAATCGAGACGACAATTCGGCGAATCTACACGCAGGAGGGCGTGACGCGGTACGGATTCAAAGTTCGACCAGCCACGTAA
- a CDS encoding DHH family phosphoesterase has protein sequence MALRTVTGFKRLFLVLDDDMSRAADLVSVLESASSLVVVCHDNPDPDCLASALALETIAGEHDVEEVVITYGGDISHQQNRAFVNMLALTVVPLDGVTFEEFDCLAFVDHTSGQNTSLDTEIEPDIVVDHHPGGDDGAEFTDIRTEYGATATIFVEYLGELDIELTSRLASALLFALHRERLDFVREPTRREYEAALSVYADAELEVLEQLYGSAFSPGTLDAIGRAIDTRERRASSMVANVGKTAETDALPQAADYLLNLEGVDTVLVYGIVGDAIRISGRSIDPRINMGETLDDGFGDLGSAGGHHDMAGGHIELGIFADEAGDAEQLLDFVSGRISSRFFEALNLDD, from the coding sequence ATGGCACTCCGTACCGTCACTGGGTTCAAACGGCTGTTTCTCGTACTGGATGACGACATGTCACGCGCGGCCGACCTCGTCTCGGTTCTCGAGTCCGCCTCCTCGCTCGTCGTCGTCTGTCACGACAATCCGGACCCCGACTGTCTGGCCAGCGCACTCGCACTCGAGACGATCGCAGGTGAACACGATGTCGAGGAGGTGGTGATCACGTACGGCGGTGATATTTCACACCAGCAGAATCGAGCGTTCGTCAACATGCTCGCACTCACTGTCGTCCCACTCGACGGCGTGACGTTCGAGGAGTTCGACTGTCTCGCATTCGTCGATCACACGAGTGGACAGAACACGTCACTCGATACGGAGATCGAACCGGATATCGTCGTTGATCATCACCCCGGCGGTGATGACGGGGCGGAATTCACAGATATCCGGACCGAGTACGGCGCGACAGCGACCATCTTCGTCGAGTACCTCGGGGAACTCGACATCGAGTTGACGAGCCGACTCGCCTCGGCACTGTTGTTTGCACTCCATCGTGAGCGCCTCGATTTCGTCCGCGAGCCGACGCGACGAGAGTATGAGGCTGCACTTTCGGTCTACGCTGACGCCGAACTCGAGGTTCTCGAACAGTTGTATGGAAGTGCGTTTTCGCCGGGCACGCTCGACGCAATTGGCCGGGCAATCGACACCCGCGAGCGCCGGGCGTCCTCGATGGTCGCGAATGTCGGTAAAACGGCTGAGACGGACGCACTACCTCAGGCGGCAGATTACCTGCTCAATCTCGAGGGCGTCGATACGGTACTCGTCTACGGCATCGTCGGCGACGCGATTCGAATCAGTGGTCGCTCGATCGATCCGCGGATCAACATGGGCGAAACGCTCGACGATGGATTCGGTGATCTGGGATCGGCGGGCGGCCACCACGATATGGCCGGTGGTCACATCGAACTCGGCATTTTCGCGGACGAGGCAGGCGACGCGGAACAGCTTCTGGACTTCGTCAGTGGCCGAATTTCGAGTCGTTTTTTCGAGGCGCTGAATCTCGACGACTAA
- a CDS encoding RNA-binding protein, whose product MPQIPLHYVDIRTFCYATEDEKRVEEALRTFLPEEFELDRVESEGHYGDRILVLSARAENADDVRHVLSRLTDLESFDTLLDELDDRVTENTELFLSLDKQAAFEGTIRVGDGIMLRAKVEAYPAKKEQALENAREVLEQLRERDAS is encoded by the coding sequence ATGCCACAGATTCCGCTTCACTACGTCGACATCCGAACGTTCTGCTACGCCACAGAGGACGAAAAGCGCGTCGAGGAGGCCCTTCGAACCTTCCTCCCCGAGGAGTTCGAACTCGACCGCGTCGAATCCGAAGGCCACTACGGCGACCGCATCCTCGTCCTCTCGGCCCGCGCCGAGAACGCAGACGACGTTCGACACGTGCTCTCGCGGCTTACCGATCTCGAGTCGTTCGACACGCTACTCGACGAACTCGACGACCGCGTGACCGAGAACACCGAACTGTTCCTCAGCCTGGACAAACAGGCCGCCTTCGAAGGCACGATCCGTGTCGGTGACGGCATCATGCTCCGCGCGAAGGTCGAGGCCTATCCGGCGAAAAAAGAGCAGGCACTCGAGAACGCTCGCGAGGTACTCGAGCAGCTTCGGGAACGTGATGCGTCCTGA
- a CDS encoding DJ-1/PfpI family protein, with amino-acid sequence MTRALFVVSEEGYWGEECIEPLETLSDAGVEITVTTPSGGPPELDETSADPDEVGEETAEHVREVHENDERLNDPIPTAEADAAEYDAVVFPGGHGTEWDVNQDSDARRLLRDAVEGDGKALVVCHAVGLLAFARDSDGGFIVEGRDVTGFPNEWEEEIVDENDVMPTGRKLPYWVEDEVEAAGGNWDAELDQDTSVTVDGDLLTARGPGSSSAAAETLLDELGVSDM; translated from the coding sequence ATGACGCGCGCACTATTCGTCGTCAGCGAGGAAGGCTACTGGGGAGAAGAATGCATCGAGCCACTCGAGACGCTCTCGGATGCGGGCGTCGAAATCACAGTCACAACGCCCTCGGGCGGGCCGCCGGAACTCGATGAGACGTCGGCGGATCCGGACGAGGTCGGCGAGGAGACCGCCGAGCACGTCCGTGAGGTCCACGAAAACGATGAGCGGCTCAACGATCCGATTCCGACAGCCGAAGCAGACGCCGCGGAGTACGACGCTGTCGTCTTCCCCGGTGGGCACGGCACTGAATGGGACGTAAATCAGGACAGCGATGCTCGCCGACTCCTGCGAGACGCAGTCGAGGGTGACGGCAAGGCGCTGGTCGTCTGTCACGCGGTCGGCCTGCTCGCGTTCGCCCGTGACAGCGACGGTGGCTTCATCGTCGAGGGTCGCGACGTGACCGGCTTCCCGAACGAGTGGGAAGAAGAAATCGTCGACGAGAACGACGTCATGCCGACCGGCCGCAAGCTTCCCTACTGGGTCGAAGACGAGGTCGAGGCCGCCGGCGGCAACTGGGACGCCGAACTCGATCAGGACACGAGCGTCACTGTCGATGGCGATCTCCTCACCGCTCGCGGACCTGGGTCCTCGAGTGCGGCGGCGGAGACGCTGCTCGATGAACTCGGTGTCTCGGACATGTAA
- a CDS encoding Hsp20/alpha crystallin family protein — MSDRSSPFDGIEELLDKLNRQLETAARSWEQSVDGGGQGRDRRQFNFSMDVGSGSTSLDIADEDEEFIVTVDVPGYEADDLDIRLAGELLTIEGEREHAEGHDDEERGVYIRREREVQSFSRKVTLPAAVDSDGVDATINNGILTIRLPKREPDSESHRIDID; from the coding sequence ATGTCAGACAGATCGAGTCCGTTCGACGGCATTGAGGAACTGCTCGACAAGCTCAACCGGCAACTCGAGACGGCTGCTCGATCCTGGGAGCAGAGCGTGGACGGGGGAGGTCAGGGCCGAGACCGACGCCAATTCAATTTCTCGATGGATGTGGGGAGCGGTTCGACCAGCCTCGATATCGCAGACGAGGACGAGGAGTTCATCGTCACTGTCGACGTTCCAGGCTACGAGGCTGACGACCTCGATATTCGACTGGCTGGCGAGTTGCTCACGATCGAGGGCGAGCGCGAGCACGCGGAGGGCCACGACGACGAGGAACGCGGCGTCTACATCCGACGGGAGCGAGAGGTACAGTCGTTTAGTCGCAAGGTGACGCTGCCGGCTGCTGTCGATTCTGACGGCGTCGATGCGACGATTAACAACGGGATTCTGACGATTCGGCTTCCAAAGCGTGAACCGGACAGTGAATCCCACCGGATCGATATCGACTGA